Proteins co-encoded in one Crateriforma spongiae genomic window:
- a CDS encoding HzsA-related protein, whose product MPTVKFCCAIGILFCSFRFLEAASLEQDPLPGNVAEIVFAERSLNYDGHWYANFGYYADDRDRKAYGDLGRLAKLDVATGKVTILLDDPKGAVRDPVVHYDGQTIVFSYRPGDTDYYHLYEIQADGTGLRQLTDGPFDDIEPTWMPDDSLVFVSTRAKRWVNCWLTHVAVLYACDRNGQNIRQLSANIEHDNTPWPLNDGRILYQRWEYIDRSQVDYHHLWTMNPDGSGAMVFYGNQSPSTLMIDAKPIPGTDNVVSIFSPGHGRKEHAGAVYVVSPKRGPDQESSAIRITPEKDFNYRDPYPITRDLILCARTNKLLWIRSDGQKGELYQVDAERAEQSVWVHEPRPLVPRQREPVIPSRVDASQATGRMFLSDVNQGRRMKVGGKPITRLLVVESLPKPINYTGGMEPISYGGTFTLERLLGTVPVEADGSAFFEVPALRSLFFIAVDEDGDTVKRMQSFTNVMPGETTGCVGCHEHRTQSPDMIDTTQDYLAIGRPPSQIQPIEGVPDVFDFPRDIQPILDRHCVTCHCTERRDGGVMLTGDHGPVYSHSYYMLTYLKQFVDGRNEAKSNLSPYSIGAVVSPLMQKLSGEHHGVMATESERKIVKYWIETGAPYPGTYAALASGMIGGYQENKQVHHTGREWPETVLAASAIRRRCVSCHEKIPKDLSDNSQISFWRPTWDEPNLGRTRHIVFNLTHPEKSLVLRAPLAKDAGGDGRCGDKPVFRSKDDPDYQAILSMIRAGHQDLQKRKRFDMPGFEPTWPYVREMKRFGVLPAEFQFGRDAIDVYETDRAYWESLWYHPVDHEVTVP is encoded by the coding sequence ATGCCCACCGTAAAGTTTTGTTGTGCGATCGGCATCCTGTTTTGCAGTTTCCGCTTCTTGGAAGCCGCATCTTTAGAACAGGATCCGTTGCCAGGCAATGTCGCGGAGATCGTGTTTGCCGAACGGTCACTGAACTATGACGGGCATTGGTACGCTAATTTCGGATACTACGCCGATGACCGAGATCGTAAAGCGTACGGGGATCTTGGACGCTTGGCAAAATTGGATGTCGCTACTGGCAAAGTCACCATCTTGTTAGACGATCCAAAGGGGGCGGTTCGCGATCCGGTCGTACACTATGACGGCCAAACGATCGTCTTTTCGTACCGCCCCGGCGATACCGATTATTACCATCTGTACGAGATTCAAGCCGATGGCACGGGGCTTCGGCAACTGACCGATGGTCCCTTTGATGATATCGAACCGACCTGGATGCCAGACGATTCGCTGGTGTTTGTTTCCACACGTGCCAAGCGTTGGGTGAACTGCTGGCTGACGCACGTCGCGGTACTGTACGCTTGCGACCGAAACGGCCAAAACATTCGCCAGTTGTCAGCCAACATTGAACATGACAACACCCCGTGGCCATTGAATGATGGCCGCATCTTGTACCAGCGTTGGGAATACATCGACCGATCACAAGTCGACTATCACCATCTTTGGACGATGAATCCCGATGGTTCCGGTGCAATGGTGTTCTATGGGAATCAAAGCCCGTCGACGTTGATGATCGATGCCAAGCCCATACCGGGAACGGACAACGTCGTGTCTATCTTTTCACCCGGCCACGGACGCAAGGAACATGCCGGCGCGGTCTACGTCGTCAGTCCCAAACGAGGACCGGATCAAGAATCGTCAGCGATTCGAATCACACCAGAGAAGGATTTCAACTATCGCGATCCCTATCCCATCACGCGAGATCTGATTCTTTGTGCCCGAACCAACAAACTGCTGTGGATTCGTTCTGATGGCCAGAAGGGTGAACTGTATCAAGTGGACGCCGAACGCGCCGAGCAATCCGTCTGGGTTCACGAACCACGTCCCCTGGTCCCGAGGCAACGCGAGCCGGTCATTCCATCGCGGGTCGATGCAAGCCAAGCGACTGGACGAATGTTTTTGTCGGATGTCAATCAAGGACGGCGGATGAAGGTGGGCGGGAAACCGATCACTCGTCTGCTGGTGGTCGAATCCTTACCAAAGCCGATCAACTACACCGGTGGTATGGAACCGATCAGCTATGGCGGAACCTTCACGCTGGAAAGACTGTTGGGAACGGTTCCCGTCGAAGCAGACGGGTCTGCATTCTTTGAAGTGCCGGCGTTGCGATCGTTGTTCTTTATCGCGGTCGATGAGGATGGGGACACCGTGAAGCGTATGCAGTCGTTCACCAACGTGATGCCCGGTGAGACCACCGGCTGTGTCGGATGCCACGAGCATCGGACACAAAGTCCCGACATGATCGACACCACCCAGGACTATCTCGCGATCGGCCGGCCGCCAAGTCAAATTCAGCCCATCGAAGGTGTTCCCGATGTTTTTGACTTTCCGCGTGACATCCAGCCCATCTTGGATCGACATTGTGTCACTTGCCACTGTACGGAACGTCGCGACGGCGGTGTGATGCTAACGGGAGATCACGGGCCGGTTTACTCGCACAGCTATTACATGCTGACGTATTTGAAGCAGTTCGTTGACGGACGCAACGAGGCGAAAAGCAATCTGTCACCTTATTCCATCGGTGCCGTGGTCAGTCCGTTGATGCAAAAGTTGTCAGGCGAACATCATGGCGTCATGGCAACCGAGTCGGAACGAAAGATCGTGAAGTACTGGATTGAGACGGGGGCACCCTATCCAGGGACCTATGCGGCGTTGGCCAGCGGAATGATTGGCGGCTATCAAGAAAACAAACAGGTGCATCATACGGGTCGGGAGTGGCCGGAGACGGTTTTGGCCGCGTCGGCGATTCGGCGACGATGCGTTTCTTGTCACGAGAAGATTCCGAAGGATCTTTCCGACAATTCCCAGATCTCGTTTTGGCGTCCGACGTGGGACGAGCCGAATTTGGGGAGAACACGTCACATCGTTTTCAATCTGACACATCCCGAGAAGTCTTTGGTCCTGCGGGCACCGCTGGCCAAGGACGCAGGGGGCGATGGCCGTTGCGGTGACAAACCCGTGTTTCGGTCTAAAGACGATCCCGACTATCAAGCAATTTTGTCGATGATTCGCGCCGGGCATCAAGATTTGCAGAAGCGAAAGCGGTTTGACATGCCGGGGTTTGAACCAACCTGGCCCTATGTCCGAGAAATGAAGCGGTTCGGAGTTTTGCCAGCGGAGTTTCAATTCGGACGCGATGCCATTGATGTGTACGAAACAGATCGGGCTTATTGGGAATCGCTTTGGTATCATCCGGTGGATCACGAGGTCACAGTGCCATGA
- a CDS encoding Ig-like domain-containing protein — translation MESRRLLAAIVMTPEEQLHLELVNAARADPLGTAAQAGYPLNDGLSPGTISSSPKQPLAPNQQLIAAARGHSRDMIDRAYFDHVSPDGKDPGHRIRESGYSPRRWGENISAIYGWFGDQSDTQFHHWNLFDSPPHRVNIMDDSFREIGVGAVAIDGDDLLTQVYGTRNGNAFLTGVAFAEANFDRMYSIGEELADLRIEARNQNGGVYETVTGPSGGYALAVPNGVYELTATGAGLDQPIVVSGVNMAGRNVKVDFITGVTEIAPDAYEPNDGFAKAVAIDSGSVVIDDLTIHHAGDLDHFRWQARSAGSVTVLLEGQSDGGDIDLSVYDADETFVAGSTNYGDEESVVFQAEAGSVYIFKVEGYVGELHPAYRLIVEAPQPPKLNDDGALTAQDTSVQIDLLANDVVGDQPLDASTMQIRVPANNGNVEIDESGIATYIPDPGFVGTDSFTYDVADEMQRVGEPAVVFIHVGVRPEHNPQNRYDVSGEGDVSAYDALLVINRLGRELGSTQSEIPVTMAGHGYPFYDVDGSGTISSYDALLVINQVSRGRYAAEPESTEADVRRSDRVSPAMERNDDQFVQWIDEGLKQLF, via the coding sequence ATGGAATCACGCCGGTTGCTGGCCGCGATCGTGATGACGCCGGAGGAACAGTTGCACTTGGAACTGGTCAATGCGGCACGTGCCGATCCGTTGGGGACTGCCGCGCAAGCCGGATATCCGCTGAACGACGGTCTTTCCCCTGGGACAATTTCCTCAAGCCCCAAGCAACCGTTGGCCCCCAATCAACAGCTAATTGCGGCGGCACGAGGTCACAGCCGGGACATGATCGATCGTGCGTACTTCGATCACGTTTCGCCGGATGGAAAAGATCCCGGGCACCGCATCCGCGAATCCGGTTATTCGCCCCGACGCTGGGGCGAGAACATCAGCGCGATTTATGGTTGGTTTGGAGATCAGTCGGATACGCAATTCCATCACTGGAACTTGTTCGACAGTCCTCCCCACCGAGTCAATATCATGGATGACTCGTTTCGAGAGATCGGTGTCGGCGCGGTGGCAATCGACGGCGATGATCTTCTGACGCAGGTCTACGGCACTCGGAACGGGAATGCATTCTTGACGGGCGTGGCGTTTGCCGAAGCCAACTTTGATCGCATGTACTCGATCGGTGAAGAGTTGGCGGACCTTCGAATCGAAGCACGCAATCAAAATGGCGGTGTGTACGAGACCGTCACTGGACCGTCGGGCGGGTATGCACTGGCGGTTCCCAACGGTGTCTATGAGTTGACCGCGACGGGTGCAGGGCTTGATCAGCCGATTGTGGTATCGGGGGTTAACATGGCCGGTCGAAATGTCAAAGTCGACTTTATCACGGGGGTAACGGAGATTGCCCCTGATGCGTACGAGCCCAACGATGGGTTTGCCAAGGCGGTGGCTATCGACAGCGGTTCTGTGGTAATCGATGACCTGACCATTCATCACGCTGGTGACTTGGATCATTTTCGGTGGCAGGCCCGATCGGCGGGCAGCGTCACGGTCTTGCTAGAGGGCCAGTCCGATGGTGGCGACATCGATTTGTCGGTCTACGATGCCGATGAAACGTTCGTTGCAGGATCGACGAATTACGGTGACGAGGAATCGGTGGTGTTTCAGGCCGAGGCTGGGTCTGTCTATATCTTCAAGGTCGAAGGATATGTGGGCGAATTGCATCCGGCTTATCGTTTGATTGTGGAAGCTCCCCAGCCACCGAAACTGAACGATGATGGTGCGTTGACCGCGCAAGACACCTCGGTTCAGATCGATCTGCTTGCGAATGATGTTGTGGGCGATCAACCGTTGGATGCCTCGACGATGCAGATTCGTGTGCCAGCCAACAACGGAAACGTTGAAATCGATGAATCGGGGATCGCAACGTACATTCCGGATCCGGGGTTCGTTGGCACAGATTCATTCACCTACGACGTCGCTGATGAAATGCAGCGGGTTGGCGAACCCGCCGTCGTGTTTATTCATGTCGGCGTCCGGCCAGAACACAATCCACAGAATCGCTATGACGTCAGCGGTGAAGGCGACGTGTCGGCGTACGACGCGTTGCTGGTCATCAATCGGCTTGGCAGGGAATTAGGATCCACGCAGTCGGAGATCCCGGTCACTATGGCCGGTCACGGTTATCCGTTCTATGACGTCGATGGAAGTGGAACAATATCCAGCTACGACGCACTGCTGGTGATCAATCAGGTATCGCGTGGTCGCTATGCCGCGGAACCTGAATCGACGGAGGCCGACGTGCGGCGGTCGGACCGTGTCTCACCAGCGATGGAACGCAATGACGACCAGTTCGTCCAATGGATTGATGAAGGATTGAAGCAGCTGTTTTAA
- a CDS encoding helix-turn-helix transcriptional regulator, with translation MGNRMPTQANADAIADGRGRAMLSVDDIANDYLGCSSRHVRRLADAGRMPRPIKLGSLVRWPRSAIEQWIADGCPNVRNIAKGGRR, from the coding sequence ATGGGAAACAGAATGCCTACCCAAGCAAACGCCGATGCGATCGCTGACGGTCGCGGGCGGGCGATGTTATCGGTTGATGACATTGCAAACGACTATCTCGGTTGTTCGTCGCGACACGTTCGCAGACTTGCCGATGCCGGCCGAATGCCTAGGCCGATCAAACTTGGTTCGCTGGTCCGTTGGCCGCGCTCAGCCATCGAACAATGGATTGCTGACGGTTGCCCCAATGTTCGCAACATTGCGAAAGGGGGCCGACGATGA
- a CDS encoding STAS domain-containing protein has protein sequence MIDYRTEVVGKNDDVLVVHLRGRMDSVTSDFLFDVFSSQVESDLNRVVIDCEELDYVSSSGLAALVRLHSRLRKAGGIVKLAAVNSSITDVLRVVHFEKLFGIYDTVDDAVLAF, from the coding sequence ATGATTGACTATCGGACCGAAGTGGTTGGCAAGAACGACGACGTGCTGGTGGTGCACCTGCGCGGGCGGATGGATTCGGTGACGTCCGATTTTCTGTTCGACGTCTTTAGCAGCCAAGTCGAATCGGATTTGAATCGTGTCGTGATCGATTGTGAAGAATTGGACTATGTGTCCAGTTCAGGCTTGGCGGCGTTGGTACGGTTGCACTCGCGTCTTCGCAAAGCGGGTGGCATTGTTAAACTCGCAGCCGTCAATTCCTCGATCACAGACGTGCTGCGTGTCGTGCACTTCGAAAAGCTTTTCGGAATTTACGACACCGTCGATGACGCCGTGCTTGCCTTCTAG
- a CDS encoding B12-binding domain-containing radical SAM protein, with protein MSPKRLSKKRLTLINPVNNVRSGFAVNPSSRFPPLGLGILASLTPDDWEVELLDENFAPFSYRDADLVGITAFTSAANRAYEIASIYRDQGVPVVMGGIHASMCSDEALRFADAVVVGEAESVWRQVLADAQSGRLRGLYHGQWLDPDRVAPPRRDIYSDEYVFASVQTSRGCPLDCEFCSVTAYNGRRYRRRPVADVLDELETLNNEMVFFVDDNIIGNGASCRKQALELFQGMVARGMNKTWFCQASISVADDPEVLDWAARAGCRMIFIGIEAEDFDALTEVNKRLNLKKGASAYQETFDRIHASGISVLGAFIFGMDSDTPEALFRRAEFMVNSDVDAMQLTTMTPLPGTRLFQRLEEEERLLYTNFPNDWAHYDLTKLVHRPKSMPPDELWDIIRQCTERVYDLRTLKTKAKRTLETTGSMEATEFAYRTNINYRNIGLALGTLV; from the coding sequence ATGAGCCCGAAACGACTGTCGAAAAAACGACTGACATTGATCAACCCGGTGAACAATGTTCGGTCCGGTTTTGCCGTGAACCCGAGTTCACGGTTTCCACCGCTGGGTCTCGGGATTCTGGCATCCTTGACGCCCGACGACTGGGAGGTGGAACTGCTGGATGAGAACTTCGCGCCGTTTTCCTACCGGGACGCTGACTTGGTCGGCATCACCGCATTCACGTCGGCGGCGAATCGCGCCTACGAGATCGCCAGCATCTATCGGGATCAGGGCGTTCCCGTCGTGATGGGCGGGATTCACGCGTCAATGTGTTCCGATGAAGCGTTGCGTTTTGCCGATGCGGTCGTTGTCGGCGAAGCCGAATCGGTCTGGCGGCAAGTGCTTGCGGATGCCCAGTCTGGGCGTCTCCGCGGGTTGTACCACGGACAATGGTTGGATCCGGATCGTGTTGCACCGCCGCGAAGGGATATCTATAGCGATGAGTATGTCTTTGCCTCGGTGCAGACGTCCCGCGGCTGTCCTCTGGATTGCGAATTCTGTTCGGTCACCGCCTACAACGGCCGACGCTATCGCCGTCGCCCCGTCGCCGATGTGCTGGATGAATTGGAGACGCTGAACAACGAAATGGTCTTCTTCGTTGACGACAATATCATTGGAAACGGTGCTTCCTGTCGAAAACAGGCGTTGGAATTGTTTCAAGGGATGGTCGCCCGAGGCATGAACAAGACCTGGTTTTGCCAAGCGTCGATCAGCGTAGCCGATGACCCGGAGGTGTTGGACTGGGCCGCGCGTGCCGGATGCCGGATGATATTCATCGGGATTGAAGCCGAAGACTTCGACGCGTTGACGGAGGTCAATAAACGATTGAATTTGAAAAAGGGTGCCTCGGCTTATCAGGAAACCTTTGACCGTATCCACGCATCGGGAATCTCCGTACTGGGGGCATTCATCTTTGGGATGGACAGTGACACGCCGGAGGCCCTTTTTCGTCGTGCGGAATTTATGGTCAACAGCGACGTCGACGCGATGCAATTGACCACAATGACGCCGTTACCTGGCACGAGACTGTTTCAACGACTCGAAGAAGAAGAGCGTTTGCTGTACACGAATTTTCCCAATGATTGGGCGCACTATGATTTGACCAAACTGGTGCATCGTCCCAAATCAATGCCTCCGGACGAACTGTGGGACATCATCCGCCAGTGCACCGAGCGGGTGTACGATCTACGCACATTGAAAACAAAAGCCAAACGTACGCTCGAAACCACCGGCAGTATGGAAGCCACAGAGTTCGCGTATCGGACCAACATCAACTATCGAAACATCGGGCTCGCCCTGGGGACCTTGGTTTAG
- a CDS encoding sigma-54-dependent transcriptional regulator: MTTNDSANAPADVLVVDDEPSICWAFQRMLEEQGHHVRTASSAEEGLELASDRAPDLILLDVRLPKEDGISALPKFRSVTNEAPVVIMTAFGDLDTAVAAVRQGASDYLVKPFRLEDARRVCKNALRRPAVTSAPASSPTASGANDIVGVSAAIQHVFRQIALVASSDLSVLITGETGTGKELVAAAIHKHSDRADKPYLPIAPVALNEDLIESELFGHVKGAFTGATDDRQGLFERAEGGTILLDEIGDLPMHIQVKLLRVLEQREYFRVGDVTPRRCNVRLLAATNADLGHAVRENRFREDLFYRLNGLHIHLPPLRQRREDVAPLVQHFLRLAGHADPASLVSDDLIADLQGRPWEGNVRELRNSVERAAVVARGRRLSVDDFPVASSKHDLSPTDDRPFDLAVHVESWVHNALSDGQRADLLARLHAEVEKPLIRILMQRTGQNRAKTAEMLGIHRGTLREKIRSYGLETDPPSEP, encoded by the coding sequence ATGACAACGAACGATTCAGCAAACGCACCGGCCGATGTTTTGGTGGTCGATGATGAACCGTCGATCTGTTGGGCGTTTCAGCGAATGCTGGAAGAACAGGGACACCACGTCCGGACGGCATCTTCGGCGGAGGAAGGCCTGGAACTTGCGTCAGACCGTGCGCCGGACTTGATTCTGTTGGACGTCAGGCTGCCGAAAGAAGACGGCATCTCGGCGCTTCCCAAGTTTCGGTCCGTGACCAACGAAGCGCCCGTTGTCATCATGACGGCTTTTGGTGACTTGGACACCGCGGTCGCCGCCGTTCGTCAAGGCGCCAGCGACTATCTGGTAAAACCCTTTCGTTTGGAAGACGCACGACGTGTCTGTAAGAACGCGCTTCGTCGGCCCGCGGTAACGAGTGCACCAGCAAGTTCACCGACCGCCAGCGGGGCCAACGATATTGTTGGCGTTTCGGCAGCGATTCAGCACGTATTTCGTCAGATCGCTTTGGTGGCATCCAGCGATTTAAGCGTGTTGATCACGGGAGAAACGGGAACGGGAAAGGAGTTGGTGGCAGCGGCCATCCACAAACACAGCGACCGTGCCGACAAGCCATATCTTCCCATCGCTCCGGTCGCGTTGAATGAAGATTTGATCGAAAGTGAATTGTTCGGCCACGTGAAAGGGGCCTTTACCGGAGCTACCGATGATCGACAAGGCTTATTCGAACGAGCCGAGGGGGGGACGATTCTATTGGATGAGATTGGCGACTTGCCGATGCACATCCAAGTCAAGTTGCTAAGGGTTCTGGAGCAACGCGAATACTTTCGTGTCGGCGACGTGACGCCACGTCGGTGCAATGTCCGTCTGCTGGCGGCCACCAATGCGGACCTTGGGCATGCCGTTCGCGAGAATCGATTTCGCGAAGACTTGTTTTATCGATTGAACGGATTGCACATCCACCTGCCACCATTGCGTCAACGCCGCGAAGACGTGGCACCCTTGGTCCAGCATTTCTTGCGGTTGGCGGGACACGCAGACCCGGCATCCCTGGTCTCGGACGATCTGATCGCCGATCTCCAGGGTCGACCTTGGGAAGGCAATGTGCGCGAACTTCGTAACTCGGTGGAACGCGCTGCGGTTGTGGCACGCGGCCGACGTCTATCCGTCGATGATTTTCCAGTGGCATCTTCCAAACATGATCTCTCACCGACGGACGACCGGCCGTTTGATTTGGCCGTTCACGTTGAAAGCTGGGTTCACAATGCGCTCTCGGACGGCCAGCGGGCGGATCTGTTGGCCCGACTGCATGCCGAAGTTGAAAAGCCGTTGATTCGCATTTTGATGCAGCGGACAGGACAAAACCGAGCCAAAACGGCGGAGATGCTTGGGATCCATCGCGGGACTTTGCGCGAAAAGATTCGCAGCTACGGTCTTGAAACCGATCCGCCGTCAGAACCCTAG
- a CDS encoding sensor histidine kinase, giving the protein MISFAPRHRDSLQIRVLAPLLGVATAAALLVTAASWWFGQRSALLEMEERFASIESTVARSTFPLKSTVLESLSGLTKTQWVALDAEGNLVSATLPMDDQDIGQFKALRPLDSGWYPIRCEGARFMARAFRRVQSGYRVDGVTSVAVLFPRSKVDAAARQAALFPLATGLSTIVVVCVGIWTILVGMIRRLNRLQKHVERIAQGDFDARLEDANNDELGRLSRAANVMAGQLDQLWQQVHAQQGEKLLHQISGGMAHQLRNTLTGARMAMELHQSSCPIDDQQDIDVAVDQIQQAENYIQRLLSLGAAGAGAPDAKPATITQCIDDLRSTHRPVAQHLRVKLIWDVRPETGDQWVSNGSSFCVAVSNLVLNALQVASVVEIRVSSGRSDEQAEQCRVQVIDNGPGIDPVVADRLFEPFVTSKPEGMGLGLPLAQRCVDELGGQIDCRGRDDGTSGTIFEFFCAVKVTKPK; this is encoded by the coding sequence GTGATTTCTTTCGCACCCCGTCACCGTGATTCGCTTCAGATTCGTGTCCTGGCACCTCTGCTGGGCGTGGCGACGGCCGCCGCATTGTTGGTCACCGCGGCGTCGTGGTGGTTCGGCCAGCGATCGGCTTTGCTGGAAATGGAAGAGCGTTTTGCTTCGATCGAATCCACCGTCGCGCGGTCGACTTTTCCCTTGAAATCAACCGTACTGGAATCGCTTTCGGGTTTGACCAAAACGCAGTGGGTGGCTTTGGATGCCGAAGGAAATTTGGTTTCGGCAACCTTGCCCATGGATGACCAAGACATCGGGCAGTTTAAGGCTTTGCGTCCCTTGGACTCCGGGTGGTATCCGATCCGATGTGAAGGTGCCCGTTTCATGGCTCGAGCATTTCGCCGTGTTCAATCCGGTTATCGTGTGGACGGCGTCACATCGGTTGCTGTTCTGTTTCCCCGGTCCAAGGTCGACGCCGCTGCACGGCAAGCCGCCTTGTTTCCTTTAGCGACCGGCTTGTCCACGATCGTCGTCGTGTGTGTGGGGATTTGGACCATCCTTGTGGGAATGATTCGACGTTTGAATCGGCTGCAAAAGCATGTTGAACGGATCGCCCAAGGTGACTTTGACGCGCGATTGGAAGATGCCAACAACGATGAACTGGGGCGATTGTCTAGGGCTGCCAACGTGATGGCCGGCCAATTGGATCAGCTGTGGCAACAGGTGCATGCCCAACAAGGTGAAAAGCTGTTGCATCAGATATCCGGCGGTATGGCGCACCAATTACGCAACACGTTGACCGGTGCACGCATGGCAATGGAGTTGCACCAATCGTCGTGTCCCATTGACGATCAGCAGGACATCGATGTTGCGGTCGACCAGATTCAACAAGCTGAAAACTATATCCAGCGGTTGTTGTCCCTGGGGGCCGCCGGCGCGGGAGCCCCGGATGCCAAGCCGGCAACGATCACGCAATGTATTGACGATCTTCGTTCCACGCATCGGCCTGTCGCACAACACTTGCGGGTCAAGTTGATTTGGGATGTTAGGCCGGAGACCGGGGACCAGTGGGTCAGCAACGGATCATCGTTCTGTGTTGCGGTTTCTAATCTGGTACTTAACGCACTGCAGGTGGCAAGCGTTGTGGAGATTCGTGTGTCGTCGGGACGGAGCGACGAACAGGCGGAACAATGCCGTGTCCAGGTCATTGATAATGGACCGGGGATCGATCCCGTGGTCGCTGATCGGTTGTTTGAACCGTTTGTGACATCCAAGCCCGAAGGGATGGGATTGGGGTTGCCGTTGGCACAGCGTTGTGTCGACGAATTGGGCGGGCAGATCGATTGTCGTGGCCGCGATGATGGCACATCCGGAACGATCTTTGAATTCTTTTGTGCCGTGAAAGTGACCAAGCCGAAATGA
- a CDS encoding DUF1559 domain-containing protein, with protein sequence MTHSQPKRPPAPSVNGFTLVELLVVIAIIGVLVGLLLPAVQAAREAARRMQCSNNLKQIGLACHNYQSAFKKFPPSAVLDMSVSQTGNNGSWGVHGRILPFLEQGSLYDNVDLSIGWDHQAVIHEVRVPVYACPSDPGTGQIRTFSDNRPSLYPTTYGFNFGRWYVYAPNERRVGDGMFFPDSFLRFRDCVDGTSSTLLASEVKAWTPYTRNGGPSNTDMPATIEEAEAVVASGDQFKNTGHTEWPDGRVHHTGFTVTLAPNSEVMYQNGGETLIEMDFNSWQEGKNGIAGNPTYAMITSRSFHAGQVQAVFVDGSVRSVTESIDLDVWHALGTRNGRETIDADDLP encoded by the coding sequence ATGACGCATTCGCAACCGAAACGCCCTCCCGCTCCATCGGTCAACGGATTCACCCTGGTCGAATTGCTGGTCGTGATCGCCATCATCGGGGTTTTGGTCGGGCTGCTGTTACCGGCGGTGCAAGCAGCCCGCGAGGCGGCGCGTCGAATGCAATGTTCGAATAACCTGAAGCAGATCGGATTGGCCTGCCACAACTACCAGAGCGCGTTCAAGAAATTCCCGCCCTCGGCAGTATTGGACATGTCGGTTTCCCAGACCGGAAACAATGGATCCTGGGGAGTGCATGGGCGAATCTTGCCTTTCTTGGAACAAGGCAGCCTTTATGACAACGTGGACTTGAGCATCGGCTGGGACCATCAAGCGGTGATCCACGAGGTGCGGGTCCCCGTTTACGCCTGCCCCAGCGATCCAGGCACAGGACAGATCCGGACCTTCAGCGACAACCGCCCGTCGTTGTATCCGACCACGTACGGATTCAATTTCGGGCGTTGGTACGTGTACGCACCGAACGAACGCCGCGTCGGCGACGGAATGTTCTTTCCCGATTCATTCTTGCGCTTTCGCGACTGCGTTGATGGCACATCCAGCACCTTGTTGGCATCGGAAGTCAAAGCTTGGACGCCCTACACGCGGAACGGTGGACCATCCAACACCGACATGCCCGCCACCATCGAAGAAGCCGAAGCGGTGGTCGCAAGCGGTGATCAATTCAAAAACACCGGTCATACCGAATGGCCCGACGGCCGAGTCCACCACACAGGCTTCACTGTTACCCTGGCACCAAATTCCGAAGTGATGTACCAGAACGGAGGCGAAACGCTGATTGAAATGGATTTCAATTCTTGGCAAGAAGGCAAGAACGGAATCGCGGGCAATCCCACCTATGCCATGATCACATCGCGCAGCTTTCACGCAGGGCAAGTTCAAGCAGTCTTTGTCGACGGTTCGGTTCGAAGCGTGACGGAATCCATCGACTTGGATGTTTGGCACGCGTTGGGAACCCGCAACGGACGCGAAACAATCGATGCCGACGATCTGCCCTGA